A stretch of the Mycobacteroides immunogenum genome encodes the following:
- a CDS encoding helix-turn-helix transcriptional regulator yields the protein MKFGSGVSAGAAATAAPALNAAPAVSTEGQTRAAVVRLLLESGPVTAGEIGERLGLSAAGVRRHLDALIDAGDAVSNPAASWQHNGRGRPAKRFQLTADGRAKLNHAYDDLASAAMRQLREIGGDEAVRTFARRRIDAILGDLTIGAPQDDLPAAVGQVADALTRAGYAASTQKVGGSGGFLQGVQICQHHCPVSHVAAEFPELCEAEQQAFAAVLGTHVQRLATIANGDCACTTHVPLHSSPEHSSPVPVPSPHRMSNE from the coding sequence GTGAAATTCGGTTCGGGTGTTTCAGCAGGGGCTGCCGCCACGGCAGCGCCGGCGCTGAACGCTGCCCCGGCCGTATCCACCGAGGGGCAGACCCGGGCTGCGGTGGTTCGCCTGCTTCTCGAATCGGGGCCTGTCACTGCAGGTGAGATCGGCGAGCGGCTCGGCCTGTCGGCCGCGGGCGTGCGCCGGCACCTGGACGCGCTCATCGATGCCGGTGATGCAGTCTCGAATCCCGCCGCCTCCTGGCAGCACAACGGTCGGGGCCGCCCGGCCAAGCGATTTCAGCTCACGGCCGATGGCCGCGCCAAGTTGAACCATGCCTATGACGACCTGGCCTCGGCGGCCATGCGTCAGCTGCGTGAAATCGGCGGCGACGAGGCGGTGCGCACCTTCGCGCGGCGCCGGATCGACGCGATCCTGGGCGATCTCACGATCGGAGCCCCCCAGGACGATCTGCCCGCGGCCGTCGGCCAGGTGGCCGATGCGCTGACCCGCGCGGGGTATGCCGCCTCCACTCAGAAGGTGGGTGGCTCCGGTGGATTTCTGCAGGGCGTGCAGATCTGCCAACATCATTGCCCGGTGTCGCATGTCGCGGCGGAGTTCCCCGAATTGTGCGAGGCGGAACAGCAGGCCTTCGCCGCGGTGTTGGGAACACATGTACAGCGTTTGGCGACCATCGCCAACGGCGACTGTGCCTGTACCACCCACGTGCCGCTGCACAGCAGCCCCGAACACAGCAGCCCTGTCCCGGTGCCCAGCCCGCACCGGATGTCGAACGAGTAG
- a CDS encoding cysteine desulfurase, whose protein sequence is MTATADSLTGFDLDGIRADFPILSRTVRGGKPLAYLDSGATSQRPSQVLDAERRFLTEHNAAVHRGAHQLAEEATDAYEGARTAIARFVGVDDGEVVFTKNATESLNLVAYTLGDDRFDRAVGPGDEIVITELEHHANLVPWQELCRRTGATLRWYGVTEDGRIDLDSLDLTEAVKVVAFTHQSNVTGAVAPVVELVRRARSVGALVVLDACQSVPHMPVNFRELDVDYAAFSGHKMLGPSGVGVLYGRRELLEAMPPFITGGSMIETVTMEVSTYAPPPQRFEAGVPMTSQVVGLGAAVDYLNAVGMETVAAHEHQLVSAALAGLADIAGVRIIGPAENVDRGGAVSFVVDGIHAHDLGQVLDDEGVAVRVGHHCAWPLHRRFGIAASARASFAVYNTLDEVDRLVAGVRRAQEFFA, encoded by the coding sequence ATGACAGCGACGGCGGACTCGTTGACCGGGTTCGACCTCGACGGCATCAGGGCGGATTTCCCGATCCTGAGCCGGACCGTGCGCGGTGGTAAGCCGTTGGCGTATCTGGATTCTGGGGCCACCTCGCAGCGCCCCTCGCAGGTTCTGGATGCCGAACGGCGCTTCCTCACCGAGCACAACGCCGCCGTGCACCGCGGCGCGCATCAACTGGCCGAGGAAGCCACCGACGCCTACGAGGGTGCGCGCACCGCGATCGCCCGATTCGTGGGGGTGGACGACGGCGAGGTCGTCTTCACCAAGAACGCCACCGAATCGCTGAACCTGGTGGCCTACACGCTCGGTGACGATCGGTTCGATCGTGCGGTGGGGCCCGGCGATGAGATCGTCATCACCGAGCTGGAACACCACGCGAATCTGGTTCCGTGGCAAGAGCTGTGCCGTCGCACGGGTGCCACCCTGCGTTGGTACGGCGTCACCGAAGACGGCCGCATTGATCTGGACTCGCTCGATCTCACCGAGGCCGTGAAGGTGGTGGCCTTCACCCACCAATCCAATGTGACGGGTGCGGTGGCTCCCGTCGTGGAGCTGGTACGTCGCGCCAGATCCGTTGGTGCCCTTGTCGTCTTGGATGCCTGCCAGTCCGTCCCGCACATGCCGGTGAACTTCCGGGAGCTGGACGTGGATTACGCGGCGTTCTCTGGGCACAAGATGCTCGGTCCCTCGGGTGTCGGCGTGCTGTACGGCCGGCGCGAGCTGCTGGAGGCCATGCCCCCGTTCATCACCGGTGGCTCCATGATCGAGACGGTCACCATGGAGGTAAGTACCTACGCACCGCCTCCGCAGCGATTCGAGGCCGGCGTCCCGATGACCTCGCAGGTGGTGGGTCTGGGCGCTGCCGTCGATTACCTCAACGCGGTGGGTATGGAGACGGTTGCCGCACATGAGCATCAGCTGGTCTCGGCGGCCCTCGCCGGGCTCGCGGACATCGCGGGCGTGCGCATCATCGGACCCGCCGAGAACGTCGATCGGGGCGGGGCGGTGTCCTTCGTGGTCGACGGTATCCACGCGCACGACCTGGGCCAGGTGCTCGACGACGAGGGTGTTGCGGTGCGGGTGGGGCATCACTGCGCATGGCCGTTGCATCGCCGATTCGGTATCGCCGCCAGTGCCCGTGCGTCCTTTGCCGTCTACAACACTCTGGACGAGGTTGACCGGCTGGTCGCCGGAGTCCGTCGCGCACAGGAGTTCTTCGCGTAA
- the mptB gene encoding polyprenol phosphomannose-dependent alpha 1,6 mannosyltransferase MptB, translating to MSVRGQWLSSSLSHLHDDERSSAPLNERELTAMNRTRLFGATGTALMAIGALGAGARPVIQDPIFGVRLLNLPSRIQTVSLTMTTTGAVMMTLAWLMLGRFAIGSLRNKNANGQRGPVRRMSRGQLDRTLLLWILPLLVAPPMYSKDVYSYLAQSQIARLGKDPYTEGPAVALGLDHVFTLSVPSLWRETPAPYGPLFLWIGKGISRLTGDDIVAGALCHRLVELLGVLLIIWATPRLAQRCGVAEVSALWLGAANPLLLMHLIAGIHNEALMLGLMLAGTELAMRGVDSTRSLAGVRHWPRSRTQWASWAPLGNLLAGTVLITASSQVKLPSLLALGFVGMALARRWGGGFRGLLQAGALLGAVTGAVTVLIGWASGLGFGWIYTLGTANAVRSWMSPPTLVALGTGQVGILLGLGDHTTAILSLTRGIGIGIIAIAVSWLLFAVLRGRLHPVGGLGVALGITVLLFPVVQPWYLLWAIIPLAAWATRPAFRGTAIGITLLVGIFGPTANGDRFALFQIIDATVASAIIALLLIAITHDYLPWRRLPNGDQEAPLTLTDRDASIDQDSTTSADAVGDQAIRDERSTDHRVGQPGP from the coding sequence GTGTCGGTACGTGGGCAATGGCTGAGCTCGTCGCTCTCGCATCTGCATGACGACGAGCGTTCGTCGGCTCCGCTCAATGAGCGCGAGCTCACCGCCATGAACCGCACGCGGCTGTTCGGCGCCACCGGAACCGCGCTGATGGCGATCGGTGCGCTCGGGGCTGGGGCGCGGCCCGTCATCCAGGATCCGATCTTCGGAGTGCGGCTGCTGAACCTGCCGTCGCGCATCCAGACAGTGTCCCTGACGATGACGACCACCGGCGCCGTGATGATGACGCTGGCCTGGCTCATGTTGGGCCGCTTCGCCATCGGCAGCCTGCGCAACAAGAACGCCAACGGCCAGCGCGGACCGGTGCGCAGGATGTCACGGGGACAGCTCGACCGGACCCTGCTGCTGTGGATCCTGCCGCTACTCGTCGCGCCGCCGATGTACTCCAAGGACGTGTACTCCTATCTGGCACAAAGCCAGATCGCCCGGCTCGGCAAGGACCCGTACACCGAGGGCCCGGCGGTCGCCCTCGGCCTGGATCACGTGTTCACACTCTCGGTACCCAGCCTGTGGCGAGAAACACCCGCGCCCTACGGCCCGTTGTTCCTGTGGATCGGCAAGGGCATCTCCCGGCTCACCGGCGACGACATCGTCGCCGGTGCGCTCTGCCATCGACTGGTCGAACTCCTCGGGGTGCTGCTGATCATCTGGGCCACCCCACGCCTGGCGCAGCGCTGCGGCGTCGCGGAGGTCAGCGCACTGTGGCTCGGCGCCGCCAACCCGCTGCTGCTGATGCACCTGATCGCCGGAATCCACAACGAGGCGCTCATGCTGGGCCTGATGCTGGCCGGTACCGAACTGGCCATGCGGGGCGTCGATTCGACGCGATCACTCGCCGGGGTCAGGCATTGGCCGCGTTCACGCACCCAGTGGGCCAGTTGGGCCCCCTTGGGCAATCTGCTGGCCGGAACCGTGCTGATCACGGCGTCATCCCAGGTCAAGCTGCCATCTCTGTTGGCACTCGGGTTCGTCGGCATGGCACTGGCCCGCAGGTGGGGTGGCGGGTTCCGGGGGCTATTGCAGGCCGGGGCGCTGCTCGGAGCCGTCACCGGTGCCGTCACCGTGCTCATCGGCTGGGCCAGCGGGCTCGGATTCGGCTGGATTTACACGCTCGGCACCGCCAACGCGGTGCGCAGCTGGATGTCGCCGCCCACCCTCGTGGCGCTGGGCACCGGGCAGGTCGGCATCCTGCTCGGTCTCGGCGATCACACCACCGCGATTTTGTCGCTCACCCGCGGCATCGGTATCGGCATCATCGCCATCGCGGTGTCCTGGCTGCTGTTCGCCGTGTTGCGCGGACGCCTGCATCCCGTCGGCGGGCTGGGTGTGGCCCTCGGCATCACCGTGCTGCTCTTCCCGGTGGTACAGCCCTGGTACCTGTTGTGGGCCATCATCCCGCTGGCCGCCTGGGCCACGCGCCCCGCCTTCCGCGGCACCGCGATCGGAATCACGCTGCTCGTGGGCATTTTCGGGCCCACCGCCAACGGCGACAGGTTCGCCTTGTTCCAGATCATCGACGCCACCGTGGCAAGCGCGATCATCGCGCTTCTGCTCATCGCTATCACGCACGACTATCTGCCATGGCGTCGGCTGCCTAACGGTGACCAAGAGGCGCCGCTTACGCTGACTGACCGTGACGCAAGCATCGACCAGGACAGCACCACCAGTGCGGATGCGGTCGGTGACCAAGCGATACGGGACGAACGCAGCACCGATCACCGCGTTGGACAGCCTGGACCTTGA
- the sufD gene encoding Fe-S cluster assembly protein SufD, with product MSQLTEAVEGTNKGELFSSYDVEAFEVPGGRDELWRFTPLRRLRGLHDGTAVATAPAAVSVNASDSVTVETVERSDERLGQGGVPSDRVAAQAYSSFLKATVISVGKQQAVADPIEIALTGPGEGQVAYGHTQVRAGELSESVVVIDYRGSGTYAENVEFVVDAAARLTVVSIADWADDAVHVTTHHAKLGKDAVLRHIAVTLGGDLVRLTGTVRFGAPGGDAELLGLYYADEGQFFEHRLLVDHAQPNCKSNVVYKGALQGNPSSDKPDAHTVWIGDVLIRAEATGTDTFELNRNLILTDGARADSVPNLEIETGEIAGAGHASATGRFDDEQLFYLRSRGIPEEDARRLVVRGFFQDIIGRIGVESVRDRLTEAVEQELQANAN from the coding sequence ATGAGCCAGTTGACTGAAGCGGTCGAGGGAACCAATAAGGGCGAGCTGTTCAGCTCCTACGACGTCGAGGCATTCGAGGTGCCCGGCGGCCGCGACGAGCTGTGGCGGTTCACCCCGTTGCGCCGCCTGCGTGGCCTGCATGACGGGACGGCCGTCGCGACAGCACCGGCCGCCGTATCCGTGAACGCCAGCGACAGCGTGACCGTCGAAACTGTCGAGCGTTCCGATGAACGACTCGGTCAGGGTGGCGTGCCGTCGGATCGGGTAGCGGCGCAGGCGTATTCGTCATTCCTAAAGGCGACCGTGATTTCGGTCGGCAAACAGCAAGCAGTCGCCGATCCGATCGAGATCGCCCTCACCGGCCCCGGCGAAGGGCAGGTCGCTTACGGCCACACCCAGGTCCGCGCCGGTGAACTGTCCGAGTCGGTGGTGGTGATCGACTATCGCGGCAGCGGAACCTATGCCGAGAACGTCGAATTCGTAGTGGACGCCGCGGCCCGGCTGACCGTGGTGTCGATTGCCGACTGGGCTGATGACGCGGTCCACGTGACCACCCATCACGCCAAGCTGGGCAAGGATGCGGTGTTGCGACACATCGCCGTCACCCTCGGCGGTGACCTGGTGCGTCTGACCGGCACCGTCCGTTTCGGTGCGCCGGGCGGCGACGCCGAGCTGCTGGGTCTCTACTACGCCGACGAGGGACAGTTCTTCGAGCACCGCCTGCTGGTCGATCACGCCCAGCCGAACTGCAAGTCGAATGTTGTGTACAAGGGTGCGCTGCAGGGCAATCCGTCTTCGGATAAGCCCGACGCGCACACCGTGTGGATCGGCGACGTGCTCATCCGCGCCGAGGCGACCGGAACCGACACCTTCGAGCTGAACCGCAACCTGATCCTCACCGATGGGGCCCGCGCGGATTCGGTTCCGAACCTGGAGATCGAGACCGGGGAGATCGCCGGGGCCGGACATGCCAGCGCCACCGGCAGATTCGATGACGAGCAACTGTTCTACCTGCGCTCGCGGGGTATTCCGGAGGAGGACGCACGCCGTCTGGTCGTGCGCGGCTTCTTCCAGGACATCATTGGCCGGATCGGTGTCGAGTCGGTACGTGACCGCCTCACCGAGGCCGTCGAACAAGAACTGCAAGCGAACGCGAACTAA
- a CDS encoding ABC transporter ATP-binding protein, translating to MDSLDLEVQEAQVFALLGPNGAGKTTTVELCEGFLHPDEGTVEVLGMDPVAKNSAVRARIGVMLQGGGAYPTARASEMLGLVASYSANPLDPQWLLDTLGLTDAARTPYRRLSGGQQQRLALACALVGRPELVFLDEPTAGMDAHARLVVWELIDCLRRDGVSVVLTTHHMKEAEELADQLMIIDHGSVVAAGTPAELMQSGAENQLRFSAPPRLDLTLLTSALPEGYKVAEVTPGEYRVEGVVDPQVLATVTAWCARMDVLTTDLRVEKRSLEDVFLDLTGRELR from the coding sequence TTGGACAGCCTGGACCTTGAGGTCCAGGAGGCGCAGGTCTTTGCGTTACTCGGTCCCAACGGCGCCGGAAAAACCACCACCGTCGAACTATGTGAAGGCTTCCTGCACCCCGACGAGGGCACCGTCGAAGTGCTCGGAATGGATCCGGTAGCCAAGAACTCCGCGGTGCGCGCACGCATCGGCGTCATGTTGCAGGGCGGCGGCGCCTACCCCACCGCCCGGGCCAGCGAGATGCTGGGATTGGTCGCCTCCTACTCCGCCAATCCCCTTGACCCACAGTGGCTTCTGGACACGCTCGGACTGACGGATGCCGCCCGCACCCCCTACCGGCGGCTATCCGGCGGGCAGCAGCAGCGCCTCGCGCTGGCCTGCGCACTGGTGGGCCGGCCCGAACTGGTCTTTCTCGACGAGCCCACCGCAGGCATGGACGCGCACGCACGGCTGGTGGTGTGGGAGCTGATCGACTGCCTGCGCCGCGACGGCGTCTCAGTGGTGCTGACCACCCACCACATGAAGGAGGCCGAGGAGCTCGCGGACCAGTTGATGATCATCGATCACGGTTCGGTGGTCGCCGCCGGCACTCCCGCTGAGCTGATGCAGTCCGGCGCCGAGAATCAACTGCGCTTCTCCGCACCCCCGCGCCTGGACCTGACCCTGCTCACCTCTGCCCTGCCGGAGGGCTACAAGGTCGCGGAGGTGACCCCCGGCGAGTACCGGGTGGAAGGCGTCGTCGACCCGCAGGTGCTGGCCACCGTCACGGCCTGGTGCGCGCGGATGGACGTGCTGACCACCGATTTGCGCGTCGAGAAGCGCAGCCTCGAGGACGTGTTCCTCGACCTGACCGGCAGGGAATTGCGATGA
- the sufC gene encoding Fe-S cluster assembly ATPase SufC yields MTTLEIKDLHVSISPKEGESIEILKGVNLTVNSGETHAVMGPNGSGKSTLSYAIAGHPKYEVTSGSVTLDGQDVLELSVDERARAGLFLAMQYPVEVPGVSMSNFLRTAATAVRGEAPKLRHWVKEVKEAMGELEIESTFAERSVNEGFSGGEKKRHEILQLGLLKPKIAVLDETDSGLDVDALRIVSEGVNRYAEREHGGILLITHYTRILRYIQPQFVHVFVGGRIVESGGPELADELEENGYVRFTQATAGA; encoded by the coding sequence ATGACCACGCTAGAAATCAAGGATCTGCACGTCAGCATTTCGCCCAAGGAGGGTGAGTCGATCGAGATCCTCAAGGGTGTCAACCTCACCGTGAACTCGGGCGAAACCCACGCCGTGATGGGGCCCAACGGTTCCGGTAAGTCCACGCTGTCCTACGCGATCGCCGGACATCCCAAGTACGAGGTGACCTCCGGGTCGGTCACGCTCGACGGCCAGGACGTCCTGGAGCTGTCTGTGGATGAACGCGCGCGCGCTGGACTGTTCTTGGCGATGCAGTACCCCGTCGAGGTGCCCGGCGTCTCGATGTCGAATTTCCTGCGGACCGCCGCCACCGCCGTGCGCGGCGAGGCCCCGAAGCTGCGCCACTGGGTCAAAGAAGTCAAGGAAGCCATGGGGGAGTTGGAGATTGAGTCCACTTTCGCCGAGCGCAGTGTGAACGAGGGCTTCTCCGGCGGCGAGAAGAAGCGTCACGAAATCCTGCAGCTGGGACTGCTCAAGCCGAAGATCGCGGTGCTGGACGAGACCGATTCCGGCCTGGACGTCGACGCGCTGCGCATCGTCTCCGAGGGTGTGAACCGCTATGCCGAGCGTGAGCACGGCGGCATCCTGCTCATCACGCACTACACCCGGATTCTGCGGTACATCCAGCCCCAGTTCGTGCACGTCTTCGTTGGCGGCCGCATCGTGGAGTCGGGCGGCCCCGAGCTGGCCGATGAGCTGGAAGAAAACGGCTACGTGCGCTTCACCCAGGCGACCGCGGGAGCCTGA
- a CDS encoding ABC transporter permease, with product MTDTTTPRFDPGTFSPDPRPSAVHTMLFAQFWLELKLLLRNGEQLLLTMFIPITLLIGLTLLPLGQFPGSRTDIFVPAIMALAVISTAFTGQAIAVGFDRRYGALKRLGATALPVWGIIAGKALAVVTVVVLQAAVIGAIGGALGWRPHPVGLLLGAVVIAIGTATFVAMGLLLGGTLRAEIVLALANLLWFIFAGLGALTLEDGRTTDAIPRAVVLLARLSPSGALSEALAAAMTLSVDWFAIAVLAAWGALAGYGALRWFKFT from the coding sequence ATGACCGACACCACCACACCCCGCTTCGATCCGGGCACCTTCTCCCCCGACCCACGGCCGAGTGCCGTGCACACCATGCTGTTCGCGCAGTTCTGGCTGGAACTCAAGCTGCTGCTGCGCAATGGCGAGCAGCTGTTGCTCACCATGTTCATTCCGATCACCCTGCTGATCGGCTTGACGCTGCTGCCACTGGGCCAGTTCCCTGGTTCACGCACCGACATCTTCGTGCCCGCCATCATGGCGCTGGCGGTCATCTCCACCGCATTCACGGGACAGGCGATCGCGGTCGGTTTCGATCGCCGTTACGGGGCCCTGAAACGCTTGGGCGCCACCGCATTACCGGTGTGGGGAATCATCGCGGGCAAGGCACTGGCCGTGGTCACCGTGGTGGTGCTGCAGGCTGCCGTCATCGGTGCGATCGGCGGCGCGCTGGGCTGGCGCCCGCACCCGGTGGGGCTGCTGCTGGGCGCGGTGGTGATCGCGATCGGCACCGCGACCTTCGTGGCGATGGGCCTGCTCCTGGGTGGCACACTGCGCGCGGAGATCGTGCTGGCGCTGGCCAACCTGCTCTGGTTCATCTTCGCCGGCCTCGGGGCGCTCACCCTTGAAGACGGCCGCACCACCGATGCGATTCCCCGCGCCGTGGTGCTGTTGGCGCGGCTCTCCCCCTCGGGCGCGCTCTCGGAGGCGCTCGCGGCCGCGATGACCCTTTCCGTGGACTGGTTCGCGATCGCCGTGCTCGCGGCGTGGGGTGCGTTGGCCGGCTACGGCGCGCTGCGCTGGTTCAAGTTCACCTGA
- the sufB gene encoding Fe-S cluster assembly protein SufB: protein MTLEREVLTQDETIASLGTYGYGWSDSDVAGASAQRGLSEAVVRDISGKKNEPEWMLDVRLKALRTFDKKPMPNWGSNLDGIDFDNIKYFVRSSEKQAASWDELPEDIKNTYDRLGIPEAEKQRLVAGVAAQYESEVVYHSIREDLESQGVIFLDTDSGLREHPEIFKEYFGSVIPAGDNKFSALNTAVWSGGSFIYVPPGVHVDIPLQAYFRINTENMGQFERTLIIADEGSYVHYVEGCTAPIYKSDSLHSAVVEIIVKPNARVRYTTIQNWSNNVYNLVTKRARAEAGATMEWIDGNIGSKVTMKYPAVWMTGEHAKGEVLSVAFAGEGQHQDTGAKMLHLAPKTSSTIVSKSVARGGGRASYRGLVQVNKGAHGSHSSVKCDALLVDTISRSDTYPYVDIREDDVTMGHEATVSKVSEDQLFYLMSRGLTEDEAMAMVVRGFVEPIAKELPMEYALELNRLIELQMEGAVG from the coding sequence ATGACCCTCGAACGTGAGGTCTTGACCCAGGACGAAACCATTGCGTCGCTGGGCACGTACGGCTATGGCTGGTCGGACTCCGATGTCGCGGGGGCCAGTGCGCAGCGTGGGCTCTCCGAGGCCGTGGTCCGTGATATCTCGGGAAAGAAGAACGAGCCCGAATGGATGCTGGACGTTCGCCTCAAGGCATTGCGCACCTTCGACAAGAAGCCCATGCCCAACTGGGGTTCCAACCTCGATGGCATCGACTTCGACAACATCAAATATTTCGTGCGCTCCAGTGAGAAGCAGGCCGCGTCCTGGGACGAGCTGCCCGAGGACATCAAGAACACTTACGACCGGCTCGGCATCCCCGAGGCGGAGAAGCAGCGGCTGGTGGCCGGTGTCGCGGCGCAGTACGAATCGGAAGTCGTTTACCACTCGATCCGTGAGGATCTCGAATCCCAGGGCGTCATCTTCCTGGACACCGACTCGGGCCTGCGCGAGCATCCGGAGATCTTCAAGGAGTACTTCGGCAGCGTGATCCCCGCCGGTGACAACAAGTTCTCGGCGCTCAACACCGCGGTGTGGTCGGGAGGCTCGTTCATCTACGTGCCGCCGGGTGTGCACGTGGACATCCCGCTGCAGGCCTACTTCCGGATCAACACCGAGAACATGGGTCAGTTCGAGCGGACGCTCATCATCGCCGACGAAGGCTCCTATGTGCACTACGTCGAGGGATGTACTGCCCCGATCTACAAGTCGGATTCGCTGCACTCGGCCGTGGTGGAGATCATCGTGAAGCCGAATGCGCGCGTGCGGTACACGACCATTCAGAACTGGTCCAACAACGTCTACAACCTGGTGACCAAGCGTGCCCGCGCCGAGGCCGGCGCCACCATGGAGTGGATCGACGGCAACATCGGGTCCAAGGTCACCATGAAGTACCCGGCGGTCTGGATGACCGGTGAGCACGCCAAGGGTGAGGTGCTTTCGGTGGCGTTCGCCGGCGAGGGTCAGCACCAGGACACCGGCGCCAAGATGCTGCATCTGGCCCCGAAGACGTCTTCGACCATCGTCTCCAAGTCGGTGGCCCGCGGCGGCGGCCGCGCTTCCTACCGTGGCCTGGTGCAGGTCAACAAGGGTGCGCACGGATCGCATTCATCGGTGAAATGTGATGCGCTGCTTGTCGACACGATCAGCCGCAGTGACACCTACCCGTATGTGGATATCCGCGAGGACGACGTCACGATGGGCCACGAGGCCACGGTCTCGAAGGTCAGCGAGGATCAGTTGTTCTACCTGATGAGCCGCGGCCTCACCGAGGACGAGGCGATGGCCATGGTGGTGCGTGGGTTCGTCGAGCCCATCGCCAAGGAACTGCCGATGGAGTACGCGCTCGAGCTCAACCGCCTCATCGAGCTGCAAATGGAAGGTGCGGTGGGATGA
- a CDS encoding COX15/CtaA family protein, with protein sequence MLYRAFLRVVDLLPMPSLRTQRLIAAAVVLTQGGIAVTGAVVRVTASGLGCPTWPQCFPGSFTPVAVAEVPRIHQAVEFGNRMISFLVVITAALAVLAVTRARRRREVLVYAWLMPASTVLQAVIGGITVRTGLLWWTVAIHLLVSMGMVWLATLLYVKVGEPDVVSDLPTVPPPPAPLGRLTALIGITLAAVLVAGTLVTGAGPHAGDKSITRVVPRLQIEITTLVHLHGTLLIAYLALLLGLGFGLAAVGVTRRIWVRFTVLLALTAAQALVGVVQFYTGVPAVLVAVHVAGAAACTAATAALWAALTTPELAATALPQRAETQAL encoded by the coding sequence GTGCTATATCGAGCGTTTCTGCGGGTAGTCGATCTGCTGCCGATGCCGAGCTTGCGCACGCAGCGGCTCATCGCCGCGGCAGTGGTGCTCACACAGGGTGGCATTGCCGTCACCGGCGCTGTCGTCCGCGTCACCGCGTCCGGGCTCGGCTGCCCCACCTGGCCACAATGCTTCCCCGGGAGCTTCACTCCCGTTGCCGTTGCCGAGGTTCCGCGCATTCACCAGGCAGTGGAATTCGGCAACCGGATGATCAGCTTCCTCGTCGTCATCACCGCGGCGCTGGCGGTGCTCGCGGTCACCCGCGCACGCCGTCGCCGCGAGGTGCTGGTGTACGCCTGGCTGATGCCGGCCTCGACGGTGCTCCAGGCCGTCATCGGCGGCATCACCGTGCGCACCGGCCTGCTCTGGTGGACCGTCGCGATCCATCTGCTCGTCTCGATGGGCATGGTGTGGCTGGCGACGCTCTTGTACGTGAAAGTCGGTGAGCCCGACGTCGTTTCCGATCTACCCACGGTGCCGCCGCCGCCCGCACCACTGGGCCGGCTCACCGCGTTGATCGGCATCACGCTGGCCGCGGTCTTGGTGGCAGGCACGCTGGTCACCGGCGCCGGGCCACATGCCGGCGATAAGAGCATCACCCGGGTGGTGCCCCGGCTGCAGATCGAGATCACCACCTTGGTGCACCTGCACGGCACGCTGCTCATCGCCTACCTCGCATTGCTGCTGGGGCTCGGCTTCGGGCTGGCCGCCGTGGGGGTGACCCGACGCATCTGGGTCCGCTTCACCGTGTTGCTCGCGCTCACCGCGGCGCAGGCGCTCGTCGGGGTCGTGCAGTTCTACACCGGCGTGCCGGCCGTGCTTGTCGCGGTGCACGTCGCCGGCGCGGCGGCCTGCACCGCCGCCACCGCGGCGCTCTGGGCTGCCCTCACCACGCCCGAGCTAGCCGCGACCGCGTTGCCCCAGCGGGCCGAGACCCAAGCGCTCTAA